Proteins encoded within one genomic window of Leptospira stimsonii:
- a CDS encoding patatin-like phospholipase family protein, translating into MRIPLAKGNKRALLVEGGGMKGAFAGGALHSLHTILSPKYFDLVVAVSSGACSAAYYVTMPKPEPEKSLKTLAIWYFELAGRKLISPFHPFQGKTFLDQEYLVDDLFGQKYPLPAENFEKFGLPEFRIAVSNLHTRSIEYVRATTTNIFDLLKAATSLPIATRGRHKVDGTLYSDAAVLNPLPLEDLIEAGYKDITVVLNSPVEKVSPPFGFFTSFLSFPKDWKMARLMSRWHHHHFNVAREVAQKPPKGVQIHMISPENQLPVTLVTTNGSKLKETVDLGMKKGEEIGTFLLKKFSKKPFSDKNQGEKKIGKATRSNSPKSKSSSKKKNLS; encoded by the coding sequence ATGAGAATCCCTCTCGCAAAAGGAAACAAACGCGCACTTCTTGTGGAAGGCGGAGGAATGAAAGGCGCCTTCGCCGGAGGAGCATTACATTCTTTGCATACGATTCTTTCACCGAAATACTTCGACCTCGTGGTCGCGGTTTCCTCCGGGGCTTGTTCTGCGGCTTATTACGTTACGATGCCAAAACCGGAGCCGGAAAAAAGTTTAAAAACTCTTGCAATTTGGTATTTTGAATTGGCGGGTCGAAAACTTATCTCGCCGTTTCATCCCTTCCAAGGAAAAACCTTCTTAGATCAAGAATATCTCGTCGACGATCTTTTCGGACAAAAATATCCGCTTCCAGCCGAGAACTTTGAAAAATTCGGTCTCCCTGAATTCAGGATCGCCGTAAGCAATCTTCATACGAGAAGTATCGAATACGTTCGTGCGACTACGACAAACATATTCGATCTTTTGAAAGCGGCGACCTCTCTTCCCATTGCGACAAGAGGAAGGCACAAAGTGGACGGAACCCTCTATTCGGACGCCGCGGTTCTCAATCCACTTCCTTTGGAAGATTTGATCGAAGCGGGATACAAAGACATTACGGTTGTCTTAAATTCTCCGGTTGAAAAAGTTTCTCCTCCCTTCGGTTTTTTTACGAGTTTTCTTTCCTTTCCGAAGGACTGGAAGATGGCTCGGTTGATGAGCCGTTGGCACCATCATCATTTCAACGTTGCAAGAGAAGTCGCTCAAAAACCTCCAAAGGGAGTTCAGATCCATATGATCTCACCGGAAAACCAACTCCCGGTGACTCTCGTGACCACGAACGGATCCAAACTCAAAGAAACAGTGGACTTAGGAATGAAGAAGGGAGAAGAAATCGGAACCTTTCTTTTGAAAAAGTTTAGTAAGAAACCGTTTTCCGATAAGAACCAAGGCGAAAAAAAAATCGGAAAAGCAACTCGATCGAATTCTCCAAAAAGCAAATCTTCCTCGAAGAAAAAAAACCTTTCTTGA
- a CDS encoding helix-turn-helix domain-containing protein, with translation MSKVDPIPPLLHLSDVIEEKVEPLFYAGRLEDLPPSFREYDSSHRHTYFALFFFLEGEGTHTIDFQEYTIQSNALFFLKPGQVHSWKFAKPVRGFALKISSDFFSDQGENPSALREYPFFQFAQSSPKIQIEDTSRLKSDFERLIEEKDSRSEKKMLLILAQVILLQAKKEYDLQQACELLPDSTIVAFQKLLEENFLKERNTSFYSRRIGIAPNTLNRICHEELGKSAKSVIHERITLEIKRLLLHSNLNITQISWELGFTDNAYFSRYFKSQTGTSPERFRDSGRKIP, from the coding sequence ATGTCAAAGGTCGATCCTATTCCGCCGCTTCTTCATCTTTCCGATGTAATCGAAGAGAAGGTGGAACCCCTTTTTTATGCGGGGCGCTTGGAAGATTTGCCTCCGAGCTTTCGCGAATACGATAGTTCTCACAGACATACCTATTTCGCCCTTTTCTTTTTCTTAGAGGGAGAAGGGACACATACGATCGACTTTCAGGAATACACGATCCAATCCAATGCGCTTTTCTTTTTAAAACCCGGTCAGGTTCATTCTTGGAAATTCGCAAAGCCGGTAAGAGGATTCGCTCTCAAGATCTCTTCCGATTTTTTTTCGGACCAAGGCGAAAACCCTTCCGCACTCAGGGAATATCCGTTCTTTCAGTTTGCGCAGAGTTCTCCGAAAATTCAAATCGAAGATACATCGCGATTGAAATCCGATTTCGAAAGATTGATTGAAGAGAAGGATTCTCGTTCGGAAAAAAAGATGCTTTTGATTTTGGCGCAAGTCATTCTTTTACAAGCAAAAAAAGAATATGATTTGCAACAGGCGTGCGAGCTTCTTCCCGATTCCACAATCGTCGCTTTTCAAAAACTCTTGGAAGAAAATTTTTTAAAGGAAAGAAATACATCCTTTTATTCGAGAAGGATCGGCATCGCTCCGAACACTCTCAATCGAATCTGTCACGAAGAATTGGGAAAGTCCGCGAAGTCTGTGATTCACGAACGAATCACCTTGGAAATCAAACGTCTGCTTTTACATTCGAATTTGAATATTACACAAATCTCATGGGAATTGGGTTTTACCGATAACGCGTATTTCAGCCGTTATTTCAAATCTCAAACCGGAACTTCTCCCGAAAGATTCCGCGACTCTGGACGAAAAATACCATAA
- a CDS encoding response regulator transcription factor, whose amino-acid sequence MTPNKIKIGIVENDENYKIQILKVLESVPGVEEILHWESAESFWQDTKGRTLDIIFLDILLPGMSGVDLAGKLSERDPSINKIMLSNMNSDELIYNSLRYGAIGYILKSELKDIIEVIDTVLRGGAIITPTIAFRVLNSFKLKKVANGVKLTKKEKEILDHMVTGKTINRVAEFLGVSKYTIQHHVKNIYKKLNVHNRAELVKKATDIGLLPMGGSNLGEKKD is encoded by the coding sequence ATGACACCAAACAAAATCAAAATCGGCATCGTGGAAAACGACGAAAACTACAAAATCCAGATCCTAAAAGTTTTGGAATCCGTACCCGGCGTCGAGGAAATCCTTCACTGGGAATCGGCCGAGTCCTTTTGGCAAGACACAAAAGGTAGAACGTTAGACATTATCTTTTTGGATATTCTTCTTCCTGGAATGAGCGGCGTCGACCTCGCGGGGAAACTTTCCGAAAGAGATCCATCGATTAATAAAATCATGTTGAGCAACATGAACTCCGATGAACTCATTTATAATTCTTTGCGTTACGGAGCGATCGGTTACATTCTAAAATCGGAACTCAAGGATATCATAGAAGTCATAGACACCGTCTTACGCGGAGGAGCCATCATCACACCTACAATCGCGTTCCGAGTTCTCAACAGCTTTAAATTAAAGAAAGTCGCAAACGGGGTCAAGTTGACAAAAAAAGAAAAGGAAATCCTGGACCATATGGTAACCGGAAAAACGATCAATCGGGTAGCTGAATTTTTAGGCGTAAGTAAATACACGATTCAGCATCATGTGAAAAATATATACAAAAAATTGAATGTTCACAATCGAGCGGAGCTGGTAAAAAAAGCGACCGATATCGGCTTACTTCCGATGGGTGGCTCGAATTTGGGAGAGAAAAAAGATTAA
- the ald gene encoding alanine dehydrogenase, which yields MKIGILKEIKVAENRVSMTPAGVEVLIHHGHTVFVEKGAGLNSGFPDSDYTEHGAELLTERTDIFKKSDMILHVKEPQPSEYSLLRENQILFTYLHLAASRELTLALMKTNSICIAYETIQKADGSLPLLIPMSEIAGRMAAQEGARYLEMIHGGSGVLLGGVPGVEPGVVVVIGGGIVGTNSAKIACGLGARVYILDTNADRLRYLSEIMPSNCITLSSTPSKIRELLKIADVVIGSVLYPGAKAPRLVTREHLKTMKKGSVLIDVAIDQGGCFETSVPTTHENPIYIIDGVIHYSVTNMPGAVPKTSTLALTNATLPYVLEIANLGWKQAALSSETIRKGLNVVRGKITYKAVSDAFGMEYTNVESVLDF from the coding sequence ATGAAGATCGGAATCCTAAAAGAAATCAAGGTCGCTGAAAATCGCGTCAGCATGACTCCTGCCGGGGTCGAAGTTTTAATACATCACGGACATACGGTTTTCGTAGAAAAGGGAGCCGGTTTGAACAGTGGATTCCCGGATTCGGATTATACGGAACACGGAGCGGAGCTTCTTACCGAGCGGACCGATATATTCAAAAAATCGGATATGATTCTACACGTAAAGGAACCGCAACCTTCGGAATATTCTCTTCTGCGGGAGAATCAGATTCTTTTTACGTACTTGCATTTAGCGGCTTCGAGAGAATTGACTCTCGCTCTTATGAAAACGAACTCGATCTGTATCGCATACGAGACGATTCAAAAAGCGGACGGTTCTTTACCTCTTTTGATCCCGATGAGCGAGATCGCAGGAAGAATGGCCGCTCAGGAAGGCGCCCGTTATTTGGAGATGATTCACGGTGGAAGCGGTGTTCTTTTGGGTGGAGTTCCCGGCGTGGAGCCCGGAGTTGTCGTCGTAATCGGAGGAGGGATCGTTGGAACGAATTCGGCGAAGATCGCCTGCGGCTTGGGCGCGCGCGTTTATATCTTGGATACGAACGCGGATCGGCTTCGTTATCTTTCCGAGATTATGCCGAGCAATTGTATCACCTTGTCTTCGACTCCTTCTAAAATTCGCGAACTTTTAAAAATCGCCGACGTCGTCATCGGTTCGGTTTTATATCCCGGAGCGAAGGCTCCTCGACTCGTTACTCGAGAGCATCTCAAGACGATGAAGAAGGGATCGGTTTTGATCGACGTCGCGATTGATCAAGGAGGATGTTTCGAAACTTCCGTTCCGACCACTCATGAAAATCCGATCTACATCATAGACGGAGTCATTCATTATTCCGTTACGAACATGCCCGGCGCCGTTCCAAAAACGTCGACGCTTGCTTTAACGAATGCGACTCTTCCTTACGTATTAGAAATTGCGAATTTAGGTTGGAAACAAGCGGCGCTTTCCTCGGAGACGATTCGAAAAGGACTCAACGTGGTTCGTGGTAAAATCACCTATAAGGCGGTTTCGGATGCGTTTGGAATGGAATATACGAACGTAGAGTCCGTTCTCGATTTTTAA
- a CDS encoding ATP-binding protein: MFAMKNGSRKIIRLSILFFLTFTFCERILIPKKPPQVFHGVLDLRSNWDFASQGHLSLDGEWEFFWNQLSNTKRTEAKDKNGLQTGDFVNVPDSWTNYKKDGKNYPGFGYATYRMRVLLNKPQDDLAIKMLEAATAYNLYVNGVKVLSSGTVGISPETSSPLYRPAVSGPIRLEKENEILLEVSNFAHSKAGVWAKVLLGPREELFTLRERTIWLDLFITGGLFIGVLYHFSLFSLLRRELSHFYFALIGLVAILRIVLTGERLLFTLFPNFDFNLSYRLELLSVYIGGFILALFLRSMFPNEFHKKAAAFFGTVFSILSLIVLFTDLSFYSRTLPIFSLFVFIECFYMVFVLIQAIRNERVGAWIGFSICILLFLIVINDLLYANMVINTSYFISYGISLFFIAQAFIISKQFAISYHLSQKLSADLQNSNVRLISLDKLKDEFLATTSHELRTPLQGIIGIADSLRRGAGGDLSPFIERQLGMIVSSGERLSSLVNDIQDFSKLKHSDLNLRRIPVDSKQAADFTLELNRVGVDPTKTILLNEIEPNFPQLLADENRLQQILQNLVGNAIKFTEKGKIVVSARRIDEETAEISVTDTGIGIPEDEQKRIFEFFERIHSGDAGNAGGTGLGLTISRALVALHGGELNVESVPGKGSRFYFTIPICKNIQDSQIRKPEKDSNLNSRSNESSQPNPQEREKKLAENDKIRILVVDDEPVNLEVIQNYLSLRNMECLVVQSGIDALELLKKDSDFQAVILDVMMPRLSGLEVAREIRTRWSPIELPILMVSAKNRDNDLIAALNAGANDYLVKPFDFEQLMNRVNNLLELVRGHKDRLLQENEKREAIQQVRQKINIDLHDHLGAKLIDLKFLSEELLSGTIEPNRNLFEKIQGTVNQSIGMLREQMLKIEDLNLVSENFITGVNLVLLRRYSDAGREIEFQYNDELIEIFDSYKDEASLMEFFGIINEVTNNDLKYGKGVSNWNFSLKDKEIRMRMSSESVYKLTNGRSGRGTENLIERIVKLDGRMEMALLQNVYSIDLKIGANRFQSI, translated from the coding sequence ATGTTTGCCATGAAGAATGGATCGAGAAAAATCATTCGATTATCGATTTTATTCTTTCTAACGTTCACGTTCTGTGAACGGATTCTCATCCCAAAAAAACCTCCCCAAGTCTTTCATGGAGTTTTAGACCTGAGGTCGAACTGGGACTTCGCTTCTCAAGGTCACTTGAGTCTGGACGGTGAATGGGAATTTTTTTGGAATCAACTTTCGAACACAAAGCGAACGGAAGCAAAAGATAAGAATGGTTTGCAAACGGGGGACTTCGTTAACGTTCCGGATTCTTGGACCAACTACAAAAAGGACGGAAAAAACTATCCCGGCTTCGGTTACGCGACCTACCGAATGCGCGTTCTACTCAATAAACCGCAAGACGACCTGGCGATTAAGATGTTGGAAGCGGCGACGGCCTACAACCTTTATGTGAACGGGGTAAAGGTTCTTTCCAGCGGAACAGTGGGAATCTCTCCGGAAACAAGTAGCCCCTTGTATCGTCCCGCGGTAAGCGGACCGATTCGTTTAGAGAAAGAAAACGAAATCTTACTGGAAGTTTCCAACTTCGCGCACTCGAAAGCCGGAGTGTGGGCAAAGGTGTTGCTTGGTCCACGGGAGGAATTGTTCACTCTTCGCGAAAGAACCATTTGGTTGGATCTCTTTATCACGGGCGGTTTGTTTATCGGAGTCTTATATCATTTTAGTCTTTTTTCTCTTTTGCGTCGAGAACTCTCCCATTTTTACTTTGCCTTGATCGGTCTCGTCGCGATTCTTAGAATCGTACTTACTGGGGAACGCCTTCTATTCACTCTGTTCCCGAACTTTGATTTCAATCTTAGCTATCGGCTCGAGTTACTTTCCGTTTATATAGGCGGATTTATCTTGGCGCTTTTCTTACGTTCCATGTTTCCGAACGAGTTTCATAAAAAAGCCGCCGCCTTTTTTGGTACCGTTTTTTCGATCTTATCTTTGATCGTTCTGTTTACTGATCTATCGTTTTACTCGAGAACCCTTCCTATCTTTAGCCTTTTCGTTTTTATAGAATGTTTCTATATGGTTTTTGTTCTAATCCAAGCGATCCGAAACGAACGAGTAGGAGCCTGGATCGGATTCTCCATCTGTATCCTTCTTTTTTTGATCGTCATCAACGATCTCCTTTATGCAAATATGGTCATCAATACTTCCTATTTTATTTCCTACGGAATCTCTCTCTTTTTTATCGCGCAGGCATTTATCATCTCGAAACAATTCGCGATCTCTTATCATCTATCTCAAAAACTCAGCGCGGATTTGCAGAACTCTAACGTTCGATTGATTTCCTTGGACAAACTCAAAGACGAATTCCTCGCGACAACTTCCCACGAGCTTCGAACTCCGCTCCAGGGAATCATCGGTATCGCCGATTCGTTGAGAAGAGGAGCCGGAGGCGACCTTTCTCCGTTCATAGAAAGGCAATTGGGAATGATCGTTTCCAGCGGAGAAAGGCTTTCGAGTTTGGTAAACGACATACAGGATTTTTCGAAGCTCAAACACAGCGATCTCAATTTGAGAAGAATTCCCGTAGACAGCAAACAGGCCGCAGATTTTACCTTGGAGTTAAACCGTGTCGGAGTGGATCCTACCAAAACGATTTTGTTAAACGAAATCGAACCGAATTTCCCTCAGCTTTTAGCGGATGAAAATCGACTCCAGCAGATTCTCCAAAACCTAGTCGGAAACGCCATTAAATTTACTGAGAAAGGTAAAATCGTTGTGAGCGCAAGAAGGATCGACGAAGAGACTGCGGAAATCAGCGTAACGGACACCGGCATCGGAATTCCGGAAGATGAACAAAAAAGAATATTCGAATTCTTTGAAAGAATTCATTCCGGAGACGCAGGAAACGCGGGAGGAACCGGCCTCGGACTTACGATCAGTCGCGCGCTCGTCGCATTACACGGCGGAGAATTGAACGTCGAATCCGTTCCAGGAAAAGGTTCTCGATTTTACTTCACGATTCCCATTTGTAAGAACATACAGGATTCTCAAATAAGAAAACCCGAAAAAGATTCCAATCTCAATTCAAGGTCAAACGAATCGTCGCAACCGAATCCTCAGGAAAGGGAAAAGAAACTCGCAGAAAACGATAAAATTCGTATCCTCGTCGTGGATGACGAACCGGTAAACTTGGAAGTGATCCAAAATTATTTATCCCTCAGAAATATGGAATGTCTCGTGGTTCAAAGCGGAATCGACGCTTTAGAACTTCTTAAAAAGGATTCGGACTTTCAAGCGGTAATCTTGGACGTGATGATGCCTCGCCTTTCAGGGTTGGAAGTTGCAAGAGAAATTCGAACTCGTTGGAGTCCGATCGAGTTACCGATTCTCATGGTCTCGGCAAAAAATCGGGATAACGATCTGATCGCCGCGCTCAACGCAGGCGCGAACGACTACTTAGTAAAACCTTTCGACTTCGAACAACTGATGAACCGAGTCAACAATTTACTCGAACTGGTCCGCGGACACAAAGATAGGCTCTTACAAGAAAACGAAAAAAGAGAAGCGATCCAACAAGTAAGACAAAAAATCAACATCGATCTTCACGATCACTTAGGGGCGAAACTGATAGATCTGAAATTTCTTTCCGAAGAACTTCTGAGCGGAACGATCGAACCGAATCGAAACCTATTCGAAAAAATCCAAGGGACCGTAAATCAATCGATCGGAATGTTACGCGAACAAATGCTCAAGATTGAAGATCTCAATCTTGTCTCGGAAAATTTTATCACAGGCGTTAACCTTGTCCTTCTCAGACGTTATTCGGATGCAGGAAGAGAAATCGAATTTCAATACAACGACGAACTCATAGAGATTTTTGATTCCTATAAAGACGAAGCGAGTCTTATGGAATTTTTCGGAATTATCAACGAAGTTACCAACAACGATTTAAAATACGGAAAGGGAGTTTCCAATTGGAATTTCTCGCTCAAAGATAAGGAAATTCGGATGAGAATGAGTTCGGAGTCGGTTTACAAATTGACAAACGGTCGCTCCGGAAGAGGCACCGAAAACTTGATCGAAAGAATTGTGAAGTTGGACGGAAGAATGGAAATGGCTCTTTTGCAAAACGTATATTCGATCGATCTAAAAATCGGAGCCAATCGTTTTCAATCGATCTGA
- a CDS encoding DoxX family protein, with product MIEKFFQTESSWILTFVRIALGLVMLPHGLQKLFGWFGGFGLSATMSFFQSQGIPSVIAFLVILAESFGALGLILGFATKFSAFGIALTMIGAAIFVRDNGFFMNWFNTQAGEGFEYHILAIAMAFALLIGGGGALSLDALISEKIK from the coding sequence ATGATCGAAAAGTTCTTTCAAACGGAATCGAGCTGGATCTTAACTTTCGTAAGAATTGCACTCGGATTGGTTATGCTTCCGCACGGACTTCAAAAATTATTCGGATGGTTCGGAGGTTTCGGATTGAGTGCAACGATGAGCTTCTTCCAATCGCAGGGAATTCCATCGGTGATCGCATTCCTCGTCATCTTAGCGGAATCTTTCGGCGCGCTCGGTTTGATCTTGGGATTTGCCACAAAATTTTCCGCGTTCGGGATCGCGCTTACGATGATCGGCGCGGCCATTTTTGTCAGGGACAATGGATTCTTTATGAATTGGTTCAACACGCAAGCTGGAGAAGGATTCGAATATCACATTCTCGCGATCGCGATGGCATTCGCACTTCTGATCGGAGGTGGTGGAGCCTTGTCTTTGGACGCTCTGATCAGCGAAAAGATCAAGTGA